In one window of Thiobacillus sp. DNA:
- the nuoB gene encoding NADH-quinone oxidoreductase subunit NuoB, with amino-acid sequence MPRKVKGPDGVEFEVEPLKDYFCDAPPTVQHGAYIKIVEDFFNWARANSLWILGFGTGCGAIEMRPLMTPRFDAYRYGIQWRPTARQANLLVISGYLSTKTLKRAIRAYEQMQSPKYVVGLGSCTINGGMYWDSYNTIKCLDQYMPVDLYITGCMPRPEALLLGFEDLKKLIRAGKAEGANQYAEKFAWYKANQKQVIHDWDMPDYNW; translated from the coding sequence ATGCCCCGCAAGGTCAAGGGGCCGGACGGGGTGGAGTTCGAGGTGGAGCCCCTGAAGGACTACTTCTGCGACGCCCCGCCCACGGTGCAGCACGGCGCCTACATCAAGATCGTCGAGGACTTCTTCAACTGGGCCCGTGCGAACTCACTGTGGATCCTGGGCTTCGGCACCGGCTGCGGCGCCATCGAGATGCGCCCCCTCATGACCCCCCGCTTCGACGCCTACCGCTACGGCATCCAGTGGCGGCCCACGGCGCGCCAGGCCAATCTACTGGTGATCTCCGGCTACCTTTCCACCAAGACCCTGAAGCGGGCCATCCGCGCCTACGAGCAGATGCAGAGCCCGAAATACGTGGTGGGCCTGGGCTCCTGCACCATCAACGGCGGCATGTACTGGGATTCCTACAACACCATCAAGTGCCTGGACCAGTACATGCCCGTGGACCTCTACATCACCGGCTGCATGCCCCGGCCCGAGGCACTGCTGCTGGGCTTCGAGGATTTGAAGAAACTGATCCGGGCCGGCAAGGCGGAGGGTGCCAACCAGTACGCGGAGAAGTTCGCCTGGTACAAGGCCAACCAGAAGCAGGTGATCCACGACTGGGACATGCCGGACTACAACTGGTGA
- a CDS encoding NADH-quinone oxidoreductase subunit D produces the protein MSYTPDRSQYPATKPDGSLDIDLTSGKYLKLWQGPNHPGITGNMSVELTVCGDEVVEGKTHVGYLHRGFEKLMERRTFIQCFPIVCRICVPEPDFNEYCYAAAVEELAGVEVPEKAHWIRALILEMGRINSYLMYLGGQAGAIGQGVIGQWTTYARDLMLDRFEEMTGARIYHMFIMPGGVRDQLPEGFAGRMEETLLEVERTLKDVWDVMFRNAVFKKRTVGMGVIDPAWLDEYGVTGPNARAAGVAKDVRKDAPYLVYPELDFEPVIGRDSDIYTRADVRRRDVLVSVDLIRQILSKMPKDGPVMAPMPSMLHWKIPRGETYVRGECSRGEYGYYLVTDGSGYPRRVNVRGPSYTHAMALLERMIVGLNISDVASLMVSLHTYPPEIER, from the coding sequence ATGAGCTACACCCCCGACCGCTCCCAATACCCGGCGACGAAGCCCGACGGCAGCCTGGATATCGACCTCACGTCCGGCAAGTACCTGAAGCTGTGGCAGGGCCCCAACCACCCGGGCATCACCGGCAACATGTCGGTGGAACTCACCGTGTGCGGCGACGAGGTGGTGGAAGGCAAGACCCACGTGGGCTACCTGCACCGGGGCTTCGAAAAGCTCATGGAGCGGCGCACCTTCATCCAGTGCTTCCCCATCGTCTGCCGCATCTGCGTGCCGGAGCCGGACTTCAACGAGTACTGCTACGCCGCCGCCGTGGAGGAACTGGCCGGCGTGGAGGTGCCGGAGAAGGCCCACTGGATCCGCGCCCTGATCCTGGAGATGGGCCGCATCAACAGCTACCTCATGTACCTGGGGGGCCAGGCCGGCGCCATCGGCCAGGGGGTCATCGGCCAGTGGACCACCTACGCCCGGGACCTGATGCTGGACCGCTTCGAGGAAATGACCGGCGCCCGCATCTACCACATGTTCATCATGCCCGGCGGCGTGCGGGACCAGTTGCCGGAGGGCTTCGCGGGCCGCATGGAAGAGACCCTGCTGGAAGTGGAGCGCACCCTGAAGGACGTGTGGGACGTGATGTTCCGCAACGCCGTGTTCAAGAAGCGCACCGTGGGCATGGGGGTCATCGACCCCGCCTGGCTGGACGAGTACGGCGTCACCGGCCCCAACGCCCGGGCCGCCGGCGTGGCCAAGGACGTGCGCAAGGACGCCCCCTACCTGGTCTATCCGGAGCTGGATTTCGAGCCGGTCATCGGCCGGGACTCGGACATCTACACCCGGGCCGACGTACGCCGCCGGGACGTGCTGGTGTCCGTGGACCTGATCCGCCAGATTTTGAGCAAGATGCCCAAGGATGGCCCGGTCATGGCCCCCATGCCCAGCATGCTGCATTGGAAGATTCCCCGGGGCGAGACCTACGTGCGGGGTGAATGCTCCCGGGGCGAGTACGGCTACTACCTGGTCACCGACGGCTCCGGCTATCCGCGTCGGGTCAACGTGCGGGGGCCGTCCTACACCCATGCCATGGCCCTGCTGGAACGCATGATCGTGGGGCTCAACATCTCGGATGTAGCCTCGTTGATGGTGTCTTTGCATACCTATCCGCCGGAAATAGAAAGGTGA
- a CDS encoding NADH-quinone oxidoreductase subunit H: MEFEWIKIPYSLLTLFIVVNYGMLLGAFIQKLGARVGRRHGIPIWQNYADLIKNYGLRTSITHGVMFYLGPVFRLSGGVGLLLFVPTIHGSEMFSNLSFAGDLILALYFVFFGTLGMALGAAESGHPHAAIGITRGLSQVTAAELPFALAVFAVALQYQTLSITDIVAAQQGGIQNWTLFTNPIAVTAAMLGFLGSMMRPPFDVVLAPQEIPIGPPTEYHSSYLALMQTNRAIFPIAKIVVYMNLFFGGAASWPVFFLKVFLIYLFSAFVGVVFPRFRVEQSIRWFLVWAVPLGVLAILLV; encoded by the coding sequence ATGGAATTCGAGTGGATCAAGATTCCCTACTCCCTGCTGACCCTGTTCATCGTCGTCAACTACGGCATGCTGCTGGGGGCCTTCATCCAGAAGCTGGGCGCCCGGGTGGGCCGCCGCCACGGCATCCCCATCTGGCAGAACTACGCCGACCTGATCAAGAACTACGGCCTGCGCACCTCCATCACCCACGGTGTCATGTTCTACCTGGGGCCGGTGTTCCGCCTCTCCGGCGGCGTGGGCCTGCTGCTGTTCGTACCCACCATCCACGGTTCGGAGATGTTCTCCAACCTGTCCTTCGCCGGCGACCTGATCCTGGCCCTGTACTTCGTGTTCTTCGGCACCCTGGGCATGGCCCTGGGGGCGGCGGAGAGTGGCCATCCCCATGCGGCCATCGGCATCACCCGGGGCCTGTCCCAGGTCACTGCCGCCGAACTGCCCTTCGCCCTGGCGGTGTTCGCCGTGGCCCTGCAATACCAGACCCTGTCCATCACCGACATCGTCGCGGCCCAGCAGGGCGGCATCCAGAACTGGACCCTGTTCACCAACCCCATCGCCGTGACGGCGGCCATGCTGGGCTTCCTGGGTTCCATGATGCGGCCGCCCTTCGACGTGGTGCTGGCGCCCCAGGAGATCCCCATCGGCCCGCCCACCGAGTACCACTCCTCCTACCTGGCCCTGATGCAGACCAACCGGGCCATTTTTCCGATTGCAAAAATCGTGGTCTACATGAACCTGTTCTTCGGCGGCGCGGCCAGCTGGCCCGTGTTCTTCCTCAAGGTTTTCCTGATCTATCTGTTCTCGGCCTTCGTGGGCGTGGTGTTCCCCCGCTTCCGCGTGGAGCAGTCCATCCGCTGGTTCCTGGTCTGGGCCGTGCCCCTGGGCGTGCTGGCCATCCTGTTGGTATGA
- a CDS encoding NADH-quinone oxidoreductase subunit C yields the protein MRALYDRLKALFPVGELTEQRTNLAFVTLPAEYLRPALLHLRDLEGFTHLVLLTAVDWYEEGQENCEFQLTYLLSNRAENTDMGLRVMLPRVGTTMASIHDIWPTAATYQRELREMFGIDFPDSPRVNEEFILEGWNDIPPYRREFDTLKYAHDSYAQRPGRETRDPETHMKQQLYPGKD from the coding sequence ATGCGCGCGCTATACGACCGGCTGAAGGCCCTCTTCCCCGTGGGCGAGCTCACGGAGCAACGGACGAATCTCGCCTTCGTCACCCTGCCCGCGGAATACCTGCGCCCGGCCCTGTTGCACCTGCGGGACCTGGAGGGATTTACCCATCTCGTGCTGCTGACGGCGGTGGACTGGTACGAGGAGGGGCAGGAAAACTGTGAATTCCAACTCACCTACCTGCTCTCCAACCGCGCTGAAAATACGGACATGGGCCTGCGGGTCATGCTGCCCCGGGTGGGCACCACCATGGCCAGCATCCACGACATCTGGCCCACGGCGGCCACCTATCAACGGGAATTGCGGGAGATGTTCGGCATCGACTTTCCCGACAGCCCCCGGGTGAACGAGGAGTTCATCCTGGAAGGCTGGAACGACATCCCCCCCTACCGGCGCGAGTTCGACACCCTGAAATACGCCCACGACAGCTACGCCCAGCGGCCCGGCCGGGAGACCCGGGACCCGGAGACCCACATGAAGCAGCAGCTCTATCCGGGCAAGGACTGA